A single Corticium candelabrum chromosome 12, ooCorCand1.1, whole genome shotgun sequence DNA region contains:
- the LOC134188048 gene encoding zinc finger MYM-type protein 1-like → MSGEHGGVQAKIKTMCPQATYCHCYAHRLNLALVDCCKTIPVAYEYFSLLNSLYVFVSSSAVHCVLECVQENMKEINSSYKPVHLKRLSDTRWTCRVDSVRAVHDGYKAIIETLRRVSEGNNKDRAVQSKGLLSQIQSLQFIACTVIFKKALLLTKGVSDVLQSKQLDLAAAVDLVETAIDTLLEWREASFDSSLWKNLWNDIEELARNNEVDLGDLSQSRRRNRVSHQPTRLDEYVIMETTGRQPVISEDVETYVRVSVYYEVLDSIIGEMKRRFSHETRPLIRACSACMPGSSFLNATTMQPLIVHYKLNFEDISVQAEECKRFLARKKDVNSLSDVLHHLLPVKEAFVELYKLLTIVLTMGVSTASCERSFSCLKRLKSYLRAGMGQDRLNSMALLAIERDLSGKIDIDEAIELFARIDKNRRIKLLK, encoded by the coding sequence ATGAGCGGCGAGCATGGAGGCGTCCAGGCGAAAATCAAGACTATGTGTCCTCAGGCTACTTACTGTCACTGTTATGCACACCGTCTGAATCTGGCTCTCGTAGACTGCTGCAAAACTATCCCAGTCGCTTACGAATATTTTTCACTTCTGAATTCCCTTTACGTTTTCGTATCTTCGTCGGCCGTTCACTGCGTACTTGAATGTGTTCAGGAGAATATGAAGGAAATCAATTCCTCGTATAAACCGGTTCATCTTAAACGGTTATCAGACACAAGGTGGACATGTAGGGTAGACAGTGTAAGAGCTGTACACGACGGGTACAAAGCAATCATAGAGACTCTTCGTCGAGTTTCTGAGGGGAACAACAAGGATCGTGCGGTGCAGTCCAAAGGATTACTAAGTCAGATTCAGTCTCTACAGTTCATTGCTTGTACCGTCATATTTAAGAAAGCTCTCCTACTGACAAAGGGGGTTTCAGATGTACTGCAGAGTAAGCAACTTGATCTAGCTGCAGCCGTAGATTTGGTAGAAACGGCAATAGACACTTTGCTTGAATGGAGAGAGGCGTCATTTGATTCATCATTGTGGAAGAATCTATGGAATGATATCGAAGAACTGGCCAGAAACAACGAAGTGGACCTTGGTGATCTTTCCCAGTCGAGGCGCCGCAATCGAGTCAGCCATCAGCCAACACGTCTAGATGAGTACGTAATAATGGAAACGACCGGCAGGCAACCAGTTATTTCAGAGGACGTCGAAACCTATGTTAGAGTTTCCGTCTACTACGAAGTGCTTGACTCAATCATAGGAGAAATGAAGCGCCGATTTTCCCATGAGACTCGTCCACTGATAAGGGCATGTAGCGCTTGCATGCCTGGATCATCTTTTCTCAATGCAACTACTATGCAGCCATTGATTGTCCACTACAAGCTAAATTTTGAGGACATTTCTGTGCAAGCCGAAGAATGCAAACGGTTTCTTGCAAGGAAGAAGGATGTAAACTCTTTATCTGACGTCTTACACCATCTCTTGCCAGTCAAAGAGGCGTTTGTAGAGTTGTATAAACTTCTGACCATAGTGTTGACTATGGGTGTGTCAACAGCATCTTGCGAACGCTCGTTTTCGTGTCTGAAGAGgctaaaaagctatcttcggGCCGGTATGGGTCAAGATCGGTTAAACAGTATGGCTTTGCTTGCAATAGAGAGAGACCTCTCTGGAAAAATAGACATTGACGAAGCAATTGAGTTATTTGCTAGAATAGACAAGAACAGGAGAATTAAGTTACTAAAGTAG
- the LOC134187618 gene encoding MAM and LDL-receptor class A domain-containing protein 1-like, which translates to MLVMLGHYVYIETSGATNVQAVLASYAVTNSNETTCKLSMAYHMYGSQIGTLEVIAHTTYGNSPVWSRFGNQGRWWLTTTVDFGSINGSFEIYVRASHSFGFRGGIALDDLSLTNCSPDVTPTSSSVSCYVCSQSNKENCEIHQTVQKCDVGEICRQVVHRIPLFGGVV; encoded by the exons ATGCTGGTTATGCTAGGTCATTACGTGTACATTGAGACGTCAGGAGCAACCAATGTACAAGCTGTACTTGCAAGTTATGCTGTGACCAACTCCAATGAAACGACCTGTAAATTGTCAATGGCTTATCACATGTACGGCTCACAAATTGGTACATTGGAAGTGATTGCTCACACTACGTACGGAAACTCTCCAGTATGGAGCCGTTTTGGCAACCAGGGGAGGTGGTGGTTAACCACTACTGTTGACTTTGGAAGCATAAATGGCTCGTTTGAAATTTATGTAAGGGCTTCACATTCCTTTGGCTTTAGAGGAGGCATTGCTTTGGATGATCTTTCACTGACTAATTGTTCTCCAG ATGTAACACCAACATCGTCCTCAGTCTCTTGTTACGTTTGTTCTCAAAGCAATAAAGAAAACTGTGAAATCCATCAGACTGTTCAAAAATGTGATGTTGGAGAGATATGTCGTCAGGTAGTACACAGGATTCCACTATTTGGAGGAGTG GTGTAG
- the LOC134188060 gene encoding uncharacterized protein LOC134188060, with the protein MASSSILCYDCSTTSQEYCEKQQIVQTCNVGEVCRQVVHRLAPIFGGGVIAFQRGCFRNSICTESDECKGAFGGDCISCCNRNFCNNGAIDNLTTETLVPTTDGGFWHRTASPSAHNWWWHTTAAYPHDFWWWYTTSPPRKNDKSATPIIVGVTVSVISAILVFVIVLIVIIWVRRRRGTTTTTTTASAQVSAGQPAQAQSAIFVPSAYLNVTHPSLHFNSYEKLGPPPSYETVIGYRGDSQSVNFGRMSQQYVA; encoded by the exons ATGGCATCTTCTTCAATCTTATGTTACGATTGTTCTACAACCAGTCAAGAATACTGTGAAAAACAACAGATAGTTCAAACATGTAATGTTGGAGAGGTGTGTCGCCAGGTAGTACACAGGCTTGCACCGATATTTGGAGGAGGGGTCATTGCTTTTCAAAGAGGTTGTTTCCGAAACTCAATATGTACTGAAAGTGATGAATGTAAAGGCGCATTTGGTGGAGACTGCATCAGTTGTTGTAACCGCAATTTTTGCAATAATGGAGCTATCGATAATCTCACCACAG AAACACTAGTACCAACCACTGACGGGGGGTTCTGGCATAGAACAGCTTCCCCATCCGCACATAACTGGTGGTGGCATACAACAGCAGCTTACCCACATGACTTTTGGTGGTGGTATACAACATCACCGCCTAGAAAAAATGACAAATCAG CAACTCCAATAATTGTTGGAGTTACAGTTTCTGTAATATCAGCTATATTGGTATTTGTTATCGTTTTAATCGTCATAATCTGGGTAAGACGCAGAAGGGGGACCACTACAACAACGACGACAGCAAGTGCTCAAGTATCGGCTGGACAACCGGCGCAGGCGCAGTCGGCAATTTTCGTACCATCTGCATATCTGAATGTGACACATCCCAGTCTTCACTTCAATTCTTATGAAAAATTGGGACCTCCGCCTTCCTACGAGACGGTGATTGGCTATCGAGGGGATAGTCAATCAGTGAACTTTGGTCGAATGAGTCAGCAGTACGTCGCCTGA